The Candidatus Mycolicibacterium alkanivorans genome contains a region encoding:
- the clpS gene encoding ATP-dependent Clp protease adapter ClpS, translating into MGASAAPTRPGTSGQQATEPDDVVDRPWVTIVWDDPVNLMNYVTYIFQKLFGYSEPQATKLMLQVHNEGKAVVSSGSRESMEVDVSKLHAAGLWATMQQDR; encoded by the coding sequence ATGGGCGCGTCAGCAGCACCGACCCGGCCGGGCACCAGCGGGCAGCAGGCAACTGAACCCGACGACGTCGTGGACCGCCCGTGGGTCACCATCGTCTGGGACGACCCGGTGAACCTGATGAACTACGTGACCTACATCTTCCAGAAGCTGTTCGGCTACAGCGAGCCTCAGGCAACCAAACTGATGCTCCAGGTCCACAACGAGGGCAAGGCGGTGGTGTCGTCGGGCAGCCGCGAGTCCATGGAAGTCGACGTGTCCAAACTGCATGCGGCCGGCCTGTGGGCCACCATGCAGCAGGACCGCTGA
- a CDS encoding P1 family peptidase: MSAGAITDVEGILVGQHHRLDADATLGSGWASGTTVVIAPSGTVGAVDVRGGAPGTRETDLLDPSNSVRHADAVVLTGGSAYGLAAADGVMTWLEEQGRGVKMDGGVVPIVPTAAIFDLPVGGWACRPTADFGYRAAASAGADVAVGTVGAGVGARAGVLKGGLGTASITLDSGVTVGAVVAVNSAGNVIDPATGLPWMAHLIAEFGLVAPPAEQIAALAARDGELNALNTTIAVVATDAALSPAACHRFAVAAQDGLAHTIRPAHTPLDGDTVFALATGRVVVEPDPDTPVAMSPETKLVASLGAAGADCLARAVLVAVMAAEQVAGIPTYRDMSPGAFGANAH, encoded by the coding sequence ATGAGCGCAGGCGCGATCACCGACGTCGAGGGCATTCTGGTCGGCCAGCACCACCGCCTCGATGCCGACGCGACGCTCGGTTCGGGGTGGGCGTCCGGCACCACCGTCGTCATCGCTCCGAGCGGGACCGTCGGGGCGGTCGACGTCCGCGGCGGCGCACCCGGCACCCGCGAGACCGACCTGCTCGACCCGTCCAACAGCGTCCGGCATGCCGACGCGGTGGTGCTCACCGGCGGCAGTGCCTACGGCCTGGCCGCCGCCGACGGGGTGATGACCTGGCTCGAGGAGCAGGGCCGCGGCGTCAAGATGGACGGCGGCGTGGTGCCGATAGTTCCAACCGCGGCGATTTTCGATCTTCCCGTCGGCGGCTGGGCGTGCCGGCCGACCGCCGACTTCGGCTACCGGGCAGCGGCGTCAGCCGGGGCGGATGTCGCCGTGGGCACCGTGGGAGCCGGTGTCGGCGCCCGCGCCGGGGTGCTCAAGGGCGGCCTCGGTACCGCCTCGATCACCCTGGACTCCGGGGTGACCGTCGGCGCCGTCGTCGCGGTCAACAGTGCGGGCAATGTCATCGACCCCGCCACCGGCCTGCCGTGGATGGCCCACCTGATCGCCGAGTTCGGGCTGGTCGCACCGCCCGCCGAGCAGATCGCCGCGCTGGCGGCCCGCGATGGCGAACTCAACGCGCTCAACACCACCATCGCGGTGGTCGCCACCGACGCCGCGCTGTCACCGGCGGCCTGTCACCGCTTCGCCGTCGCCGCCCAGGACGGTCTGGCCCACACCATCCGGCCGGCCCACACCCCGCTGGACGGCGACACCGTCTTCGCTTTGGCCACCGGTCGCGTCGTCGTCGAACCCGACCCGGACACCCCGGTCGCCATGTCACCGGAAACCAAGCTGGTCGCCTCGCTCGGTGCCGCGGGGGCAGACTGTTTGGCGCGCGCGGTACTGGTCGCTGTGATGGCTGCCGAGCAGGTGGCTGGAATACCGACCTACCGCGACATGTCGCCCGGAGCGTTCGGGGCGAACGCCCACTGA
- a CDS encoding rhomboid family intramembrane serine protease, with protein MNQPLGYPATPPPEPKAPAWKVGGATIVSFVVLLYLIELVDQLSDHSLDRNGIRPLETDGLWGVIFAPLLHGSWQHLAANTVPALVLGFLVTLAGMSRFVWATAIIWIVGGLGTWLIGNVGCGLETNHIGASGLIFGWLTFLLVFGWFTRHIWWIVTGVVVLLVYGGVLWGAVPELDRCGGVSWQGHLCGAIAGVLAAYWLSGPERTARERKKAGQLPRLTS; from the coding sequence ATGAACCAGCCATTGGGCTATCCGGCGACCCCGCCGCCCGAGCCCAAGGCGCCTGCCTGGAAGGTCGGCGGCGCCACCATCGTGTCGTTCGTGGTGCTGCTCTATCTCATCGAACTCGTCGACCAGCTGTCCGACCACTCCCTGGACCGCAACGGAATCCGGCCCCTGGAGACCGACGGCCTGTGGGGTGTGATCTTCGCGCCGCTGCTGCACGGGAGCTGGCAGCACCTGGCCGCCAACACCGTGCCCGCGCTGGTGCTGGGCTTCCTGGTCACGCTGGCCGGGATGTCGCGGTTCGTGTGGGCCACCGCGATCATCTGGATCGTCGGCGGCCTGGGCACCTGGCTGATCGGCAACGTCGGCTGCGGGCTGGAGACCAACCACATCGGCGCCTCCGGGCTGATCTTCGGCTGGCTGACGTTCCTGCTCGTGTTCGGCTGGTTCACCCGGCACATCTGGTGGATCGTCACCGGCGTCGTGGTACTGCTGGTCTACGGCGGCGTGCTGTGGGGCGCGGTCCCCGAACTCGACCGCTGCGGCGGGGTGTCCTGGCAGGGCCATCTGTGCGGTGCGATCGCCGGCGTGCTCGCCGCCTACTGGCTGTCCGGCCCGGAACGCACGGCCAGGGAACGCAAGAAGGCCGGTCAGCTGCCGCGCCTGACCTCATGA
- a CDS encoding nicotinate phosphoribosyltransferase, with product MTAALLTDKYELTMLSAALRDGTAARRTTFEVFARRLPEGRRYGVVAGTGRFLEALTEFVFDDGALDSLSSFLDAATLDYLRGFRFSGDIDGYAEGELYFPGSPVLSVTGTFAECVVLETLALSIFNHDTAIASAAARMVSASAGRPLIEMGSRRTHEQAAVASARAAYIAGFAGTSNLEACRRYGVPALGTSAHAFTMLHTGADGPDEKAAFRAQVDALGVGTTLLVDTYDVIVGAANAIAVAGTGLGAVRIDSGDLGVLARQVRAQLDELGATGTQIVVSGDLDEYSIAALRADPVDTYGVGTSVVTGSGAPTASMVYKLVEVDGLPVQKRSSHKESHGGRKAATRLSRPTGTITEEVIHPVGEPVESAEPARLLTVPLVRGGRLLATPDLTAARERVVAGLHSLPWEGLALSRGEPAIPTRQVTARRR from the coding sequence GTGACGGCCGCGCTGCTGACCGACAAGTACGAGCTGACGATGCTGTCGGCGGCCTTGCGGGACGGGACCGCCGCGCGCCGTACCACCTTCGAGGTCTTCGCCCGCCGCCTGCCGGAGGGCCGCCGCTACGGCGTGGTGGCGGGCACCGGCCGGTTCCTGGAGGCGTTGACGGAGTTCGTCTTCGACGACGGCGCGCTGGACTCGCTGAGCTCGTTTCTCGACGCGGCCACGCTGGACTACCTGCGTGGCTTCCGATTCAGCGGCGACATCGACGGTTACGCCGAGGGCGAGCTGTACTTCCCCGGGTCGCCGGTGCTCTCGGTCACCGGCACGTTCGCCGAATGCGTGGTGCTCGAGACATTGGCGCTGTCGATCTTCAATCACGACACCGCGATCGCCTCGGCAGCCGCCCGGATGGTCAGCGCGTCCGCGGGCCGACCGCTGATCGAGATGGGATCGCGGCGCACGCATGAGCAGGCGGCGGTCGCCTCGGCGCGTGCCGCCTACATCGCCGGGTTTGCCGGTACGTCCAACCTCGAGGCGTGCCGCCGCTACGGCGTGCCCGCGCTGGGCACCAGCGCTCATGCGTTCACGATGCTGCACACCGGCGCCGACGGCCCGGATGAGAAGGCCGCGTTCCGGGCTCAGGTCGACGCGCTGGGGGTCGGCACCACGCTGCTGGTCGACACCTATGACGTGATCGTCGGCGCGGCCAACGCCATCGCCGTCGCGGGTACCGGGCTCGGCGCGGTGCGCATCGACTCCGGCGACCTGGGTGTGCTGGCCCGGCAGGTTCGCGCCCAACTCGACGAGCTGGGCGCCACCGGCACCCAGATCGTGGTGTCCGGCGATCTCGACGAGTACTCGATCGCAGCGCTGCGCGCCGACCCCGTCGACACCTACGGCGTGGGCACCTCGGTGGTCACCGGCTCGGGCGCACCGACGGCCAGCATGGTCTACAAACTGGTCGAGGTCGACGGACTTCCGGTGCAGAAGCGCAGCAGCCACAAGGAATCTCATGGCGGACGCAAGGCCGCGACACGGCTGTCCCGGCCCACCGGCACGATCACCGAAGAGGTGATCCACCCGGTCGGCGAACCCGTCGAGAGCGCCGAGCCGGCACGGCTGCTGACGGTGCCGCTGGTGCGGGGCGGCCGACTGCTGGCGACGCCGGATCTCACCGCGGCCCGCGAGCGGGTGGTCGCCGGACTGCACAGCCTGCCCTGGGAGGGCCTGGCCCTGTCCCGCGGCGAACCCGCGATCCCGACCCGCCAGGTAACGGCGCGCCGACGGTGA
- a CDS encoding neutral zinc metallopeptidase: MRPRHLRRLLAVAGAAVVLAGCGTTVQGKPVSIFEDPFKVAGLQAVDGDSGLRSNAEKPTREVTDGDGGKDDEIAAQSVSDLETFWQEAYSQTFDGKFQPVKDLISWDPNGYAGTFCDESTDGLINAAFCEDDNTIGWDRGVLLPSLRQANGDMAITMVLAHEYGHAIQKLAKLNKKGTPTLVAEQQADCFAGVYMRWVAEGNSPRFTLSTGDGLNNLLAAMISFRDPLLSQNDYYSTGDEHGSAFERISAFQFGFTDGASSCAAIDAAEIGQRRGDLPVELQSDQTGEWPVSEESTRAIVDAMNILFSPKNPPHLMFDAASASTCPDARPSPPVSFCPATNTIAVDLPGLEKIGAPNEGQDNVLVQGDNTAYSVVVSRYMLALQHQQSGLVLDNATAGLRTACLTGVATTKLSEEVTTPDGNTVALTAGDIDEAVSGLLTNGLAASDINGETVPAGFSRIDAFRIGVLGDQERCLKRFP; the protein is encoded by the coding sequence GTGCGTCCACGACACCTGCGACGTCTGCTCGCCGTCGCCGGTGCCGCGGTGGTGCTGGCCGGCTGCGGCACCACCGTGCAGGGCAAACCGGTGTCGATCTTCGAGGACCCGTTCAAGGTGGCGGGCCTGCAGGCCGTCGACGGCGACAGCGGGTTGCGCTCGAACGCCGAGAAGCCCACCCGCGAGGTCACCGACGGTGACGGCGGCAAGGACGACGAGATCGCCGCGCAGTCCGTCAGCGATCTGGAGACCTTCTGGCAGGAGGCGTACAGCCAGACCTTCGACGGCAAGTTCCAACCGGTCAAGGACCTCATCTCCTGGGACCCCAACGGCTATGCCGGCACGTTCTGCGACGAGAGCACCGACGGCCTGATCAACGCCGCTTTCTGCGAGGACGACAACACCATCGGCTGGGACCGCGGCGTGCTGCTGCCCTCCCTGCGGCAGGCCAACGGCGACATGGCCATCACGATGGTGCTGGCCCACGAGTACGGCCACGCCATCCAGAAGCTGGCCAAGCTGAACAAGAAGGGCACCCCGACGCTGGTGGCCGAGCAGCAGGCCGACTGCTTCGCCGGGGTGTACATGCGGTGGGTGGCCGAGGGCAACTCACCACGCTTCACGCTGTCCACCGGCGACGGGCTGAACAACCTTCTGGCGGCGATGATCTCGTTCCGCGACCCGCTGCTCAGCCAGAACGACTACTACAGCACCGGTGACGAGCACGGCTCGGCCTTCGAGCGAATCTCGGCGTTCCAGTTCGGATTCACCGATGGGGCGTCGTCGTGCGCGGCGATCGACGCCGCCGAGATCGGCCAGCGTCGCGGCGACCTGCCTGTCGAACTGCAGTCGGACCAGACCGGTGAGTGGCCGGTGAGTGAGGAGTCGACGAGGGCGATTGTCGACGCGATGAACATCCTGTTCTCTCCGAAGAACCCGCCTCACCTGATGTTCGACGCCGCCTCGGCATCGACCTGCCCGGACGCCCGGCCCAGTCCGCCGGTGTCGTTCTGCCCGGCCACCAACACCATCGCGGTCGACCTGCCGGGGCTGGAGAAGATCGGCGCGCCGAACGAGGGCCAGGACAACGTGCTGGTCCAAGGTGACAACACCGCCTACTCGGTGGTGGTGTCGCGCTACATGCTGGCGCTTCAGCATCAGCAGAGCGGCCTGGTGCTCGACAACGCAACGGCCGGGTTGCGCACCGCGTGTCTGACCGGGGTGGCCACCACGAAGCTGTCAGAGGAGGTCACCACCCCCGACGGCAACACGGTGGCGCTCACTGCCGGCGACATCGACGAGGCGGTGTCGGGGCTGCTGACCAACGGGCTGGCCGCCAGCGACATCAACGGTGAGACGGTGCCGGCCGGGTTCTCCCGGATCGATGCGTTCCGGATCGGCGTGCTGGGCGATCAGGAGCGCTGCCTCAAGCGCTTCCCGTGA
- a CDS encoding ATP-dependent DNA helicase, translated as MSAEEFPPVAELLATAVAALGGSQRPGQVTMAEAVAHALESGEHLAVQAGTGTGKSLAYLVPAIARAITAESPVVVSTATIALQRQLVDRDLPRLVDALADALPRRPRFALLKGRRNYLCLNKIHGTPDTDADSSQVELFEPMAATALSRDVARLTAWASSTETGDRDDLTPGVAERSWSEVSVSARECLGMARCPFGADCFAEKARAVAGDADIVVTNHALLAIDAIAEASVLPEHEYVVVDEAHELVDRVTSVATGELTPAPLGVATRRIARLVSPELSKRMEAAVATFSSAIHDAEPGRMDYLDAELATYLTALRDAANAARADIDPSPRDPRTAPARTEAIAALSEIADTAARVLDSFVPAIPDRTDVVWLDHEDSPGGRSAAARGSTGATMRPVLRVAPLSVAGLIRGRLFDAATAVLTSATLTIGGSFDVMAAAWGLADGPSWRGLDVGSPFEHAKSGILYIAAHLPPPGRDGTGSQPQLDEIAELIEAADGRTLGLFSSMRAAKAAAEAMRARLDTPVLCQGDDSTAALVEQFAADPQTSLFGTLSLWQGVDVPGPSLSLVLIDRIPFPRPDDPLLTARQRAVAARGGNGFMAVAAAHAALLLAQGAGRLLRRVDDRGVVAVLDSRMATARYGGYLRASLPPFWTTTDPHRVKQALQRLRGGAPG; from the coding sequence GTGAGCGCTGAGGAATTCCCGCCGGTCGCCGAGCTGCTGGCCACCGCGGTCGCAGCACTGGGCGGCAGCCAGCGTCCTGGCCAGGTGACGATGGCCGAGGCGGTGGCGCACGCGCTCGAGTCCGGGGAGCATCTCGCGGTGCAGGCCGGGACAGGGACGGGAAAGTCGCTGGCCTACCTGGTGCCCGCGATCGCGCGGGCCATCACCGCGGAGTCACCCGTGGTGGTGTCCACCGCCACCATCGCCCTGCAACGCCAGCTCGTCGACCGCGACCTGCCCCGGCTGGTCGACGCGCTGGCCGATGCCCTGCCCCGTCGGCCGCGGTTCGCCCTGCTCAAAGGCCGACGAAACTATCTGTGCCTGAACAAGATTCACGGTACTCCCGACACCGACGCCGACTCCTCTCAGGTGGAGCTGTTCGAACCGATGGCGGCCACCGCGCTGAGCCGTGACGTGGCCCGGCTGACGGCATGGGCGTCGTCGACCGAGACCGGCGACCGCGACGACCTCACGCCGGGGGTGGCGGAACGATCCTGGTCTGAGGTCAGCGTGTCGGCCCGCGAATGCCTCGGGATGGCGCGCTGCCCCTTCGGCGCGGACTGCTTCGCGGAAAAGGCCCGGGCGGTGGCCGGTGACGCCGACATCGTGGTCACCAACCACGCACTGCTGGCCATCGACGCGATCGCGGAGGCATCCGTGCTGCCCGAGCACGAGTACGTGGTGGTCGACGAGGCGCACGAGTTGGTGGACCGGGTGACCTCGGTGGCCACCGGCGAGCTCACTCCCGCGCCACTGGGTGTGGCGACCCGGCGCATCGCCCGGCTGGTCAGCCCGGAGCTGAGCAAGCGGATGGAGGCCGCGGTCGCGACGTTCTCCTCGGCCATCCACGACGCGGAACCGGGCCGGATGGACTATCTCGACGCCGAGTTGGCGACGTATCTGACCGCCCTGCGTGACGCGGCGAACGCAGCGCGCGCCGACATCGACCCGTCTCCGCGTGACCCCAGGACGGCCCCGGCGCGCACCGAGGCGATCGCCGCGCTGAGCGAGATCGCCGACACCGCCGCGCGGGTGCTGGACTCGTTCGTGCCAGCGATACCGGACCGCACGGATGTGGTGTGGCTCGATCACGAGGACAGTCCGGGGGGCAGGAGCGCGGCGGCTCGGGGATCGACGGGTGCAACGATGCGTCCGGTGCTGCGGGTGGCGCCGCTGTCGGTAGCCGGCCTGATCCGCGGCCGGCTGTTCGACGCCGCGACCGCGGTGCTCACGTCGGCGACGTTGACCATCGGCGGTTCGTTCGATGTGATGGCCGCCGCCTGGGGGCTCGCCGACGGACCATCCTGGCGCGGGCTGGACGTCGGCTCACCATTCGAACACGCCAAGTCCGGGATCCTCTACATCGCGGCGCACCTGCCGCCGCCGGGCCGCGACGGCACCGGTTCGCAGCCGCAACTCGACGAGATCGCCGAACTCATCGAAGCAGCCGACGGACGCACCTTGGGCCTGTTCTCGTCGATGCGCGCCGCGAAAGCCGCCGCCGAGGCGATGCGCGCGCGCCTCGACACCCCGGTGCTGTGCCAAGGCGACGACAGCACCGCCGCGCTGGTCGAGCAGTTCGCCGCCGACCCGCAGACCTCGTTGTTCGGCACACTGTCGTTGTGGCAGGGCGTCGACGTGCCGGGTCCGTCGCTGTCGTTGGTGCTCATCGACCGCATTCCCTTCCCGCGACCCGACGATCCGCTGCTGACCGCCCGGCAGCGCGCGGTGGCGGCGCGGGGTGGCAACGGCTTCATGGCGGTGGCGGCTGCGCACGCGGCCCTGCTGCTCGCCCAGGGTGCGGGCCGGCTGCTGCGTCGGGTCGACGACCGCGGCGTAGTGGCGGTGCTGGACTCCCGGATGGCCACCGCCCGTTACGGTGGCTATCTGCGGGCTTCCCTTCCGCCGTTCTGGACCACCACCGACCCGCATCGGGTCAAACAAGCACTTCAGCGCCTTCGCGGCGGCGCTCCCGGATGA
- a CDS encoding Mov34/MPN/PAD-1 family protein — translation MLVIRADLVDAMIDHARADHPDEACGVLAGPDGSDRPERHVAMLNAERSPTFYRFDSGEQLKVWRKMDADDEVPVVIYHSHTATEAYPSRTDIAYASEPDAHYVLVSTRDPERHELRSYRIQDGVVTEEPVTIVDRYEPSERRP, via the coding sequence GTGCTGGTGATCCGTGCCGACTTGGTCGACGCCATGATCGACCACGCCCGCGCGGATCACCCCGACGAGGCGTGCGGTGTGCTGGCCGGGCCGGACGGGTCCGATCGCCCGGAGCGGCACGTCGCGATGCTCAACGCCGAACGGTCGCCGACGTTCTACCGCTTCGACTCCGGCGAGCAGCTCAAGGTGTGGCGGAAGATGGACGCCGACGACGAGGTTCCCGTTGTCATCTACCACTCGCACACCGCGACTGAGGCCTACCCCAGCCGCACCGACATCGCGTATGCCTCCGAACCCGACGCGCACTACGTCCTGGTCTCCACCCGCGATCCGGAGCGACACGAGCTCCGCAGCTACCGGATCCAAGACGGTGTGGTCACCGAGGAACCCGTCACCATCGTCGACCGCTACGAGCCATCCGAAAGGCGCCCATGA
- the murI gene encoding glutamate racemase, with protein MSDRFAPVGIFDSGVGGLTVARSIIDQLPDEDIIYVGDTANGPYGPLSIPDVRAHALAVGDDLVERGVKALVIACNTASSACLRDARERYDVPVVEVILPAVRRAVATTRTGRIGVIGTQATIASGAYQDAFAAARDVDVAAAACPRFVDFVERGVTSGRQVLNLAEGYLEPLQRAQVDTLVLGCTHYPLLSGLIQLAMGDEVTLVSSAEETAKDLLRVLTERDLLRPHDAPPATRVFEATGDPESFLVLASRFLGPAITGVQPVQRHVGAQK; from the coding sequence ATGAGCGACCGCTTCGCGCCGGTCGGGATCTTCGACTCCGGCGTCGGCGGGCTGACCGTCGCGCGTTCGATCATCGACCAACTGCCCGACGAGGACATCATCTACGTCGGCGACACCGCCAACGGACCGTACGGTCCGCTGAGCATCCCCGATGTCCGCGCGCACGCCCTGGCCGTCGGCGACGACCTCGTCGAGCGGGGGGTCAAGGCGCTCGTCATCGCGTGCAACACCGCGTCGTCGGCCTGCCTGCGCGACGCCCGGGAACGCTACGACGTGCCCGTCGTTGAGGTGATCCTGCCGGCCGTCCGTCGGGCGGTGGCCACCACCCGCACCGGGCGCATCGGCGTGATCGGCACTCAGGCCACCATCGCCTCCGGCGCCTACCAGGACGCGTTCGCCGCCGCCCGCGACGTCGACGTCGCCGCGGCGGCCTGCCCGCGGTTCGTCGACTTCGTCGAGCGTGGCGTCACCAGCGGACGGCAGGTACTCAATCTCGCCGAGGGCTACCTCGAGCCGCTGCAGCGCGCGCAGGTCGACACTCTGGTGCTCGGCTGCACGCACTACCCGCTGCTGTCCGGGCTGATCCAGCTGGCGATGGGCGACGAGGTCACTCTGGTGTCCAGCGCCGAGGAGACCGCGAAGGATCTGCTGCGCGTGTTGACCGAACGCGACCTGCTGCGCCCGCACGACGCTCCGCCGGCGACGCGGGTCTTCGAGGCGACCGGTGACCCGGAGTCGTTCCTCGTTCTGGCGTCGCGTTTCCTGGGACCGGCGATCACGGGTGTCCAACCTGTTCAGCGTCACGTCGGCGCTCAGAAGTGA
- the aosR gene encoding oxidative stress transcriptional regulator AosR, giving the protein MRKWKRVDTADGPRFRSALAPHEAALLKNMVTSVQGMLDEWEAAAPSDPLTQITGIRTGHSQPPEDATMRRLLPDFFEPQRDHPAGSAAAESLNGALRGLHEPDIIDAKKAAAQRLLDTLPDDGGRFELTEADANAWVSAVNDVRLALGTMLEIGPDGPDRLPADHPLAGHLDVYQWLTVLQEYLVLGLMGKPIR; this is encoded by the coding sequence GTGCGCAAATGGAAGCGGGTCGACACCGCTGACGGTCCCCGTTTCCGGTCCGCTCTGGCTCCGCACGAGGCGGCGCTGCTGAAGAACATGGTGACCTCGGTGCAGGGCATGCTCGACGAGTGGGAGGCGGCGGCCCCGTCCGACCCGCTGACCCAGATCACCGGGATCCGCACCGGCCACTCCCAGCCGCCCGAGGACGCGACGATGCGCCGGCTGCTACCCGACTTCTTCGAGCCCCAACGTGATCACCCGGCCGGCTCGGCGGCCGCCGAGAGTCTCAACGGTGCGCTGCGTGGCCTGCACGAGCCGGACATCATTGACGCGAAAAAGGCTGCTGCACAACGGCTTTTGGATACCTTGCCCGACGACGGCGGTCGGTTCGAGCTCACCGAGGCCGACGCCAACGCCTGGGTCTCGGCGGTCAACGACGTGCGACTGGCGCTGGGCACCATGCTGGAGATCGGTCCCGATGGCCCGGACCGTCTTCCCGCCGATCATCCGCTGGCCGGGCATCTCGACGTTTACCAGTGGCTGACCGTGCTGCAGGAGTATCTGGTGCTGGGCCTGATGGGCAAGCCCATCCGATGA
- a CDS encoding MspA family porin, with the protein MFVRGAAAVALVGSLLVTSAPAWADPDPTAPDAATPVSAEVPDAAVPVDDGRVESTSPATTKSPDGWTLTVSAKDEIQMPVAPLTTAISSREYIVGGVYNGALSGSGDSPKGVFEVGYQIGCGIDMSTSNGVTLTGTAGIGPSVSNFGLAFPGVLPDGVLPAVGGNIGGGITVGLKPGIINVFPVTKKEYKGPAPWVSISNFHVKIDGCVGESFIRSYATLTKSTDQGEAILSWYGVTKKI; encoded by the coding sequence GTGTTTGTACGTGGTGCAGCCGCTGTGGCGCTGGTTGGTTCCTTGCTCGTTACGTCGGCGCCGGCTTGGGCCGACCCGGATCCCACAGCTCCCGACGCGGCCACGCCGGTTTCGGCCGAAGTTCCCGACGCCGCAGTGCCGGTGGACGATGGCAGGGTCGAGTCCACCTCGCCGGCCACCACGAAATCACCCGACGGCTGGACGTTGACGGTCTCGGCCAAGGACGAGATCCAGATGCCGGTGGCCCCGCTGACCACGGCGATCTCGTCGCGTGAGTACATCGTCGGCGGGGTCTACAACGGGGCGCTCAGCGGCAGCGGCGACTCCCCGAAGGGCGTCTTCGAGGTCGGCTACCAGATCGGCTGCGGCATCGACATGAGCACCTCCAACGGTGTGACGCTGACCGGAACCGCGGGCATCGGCCCGTCCGTCAGCAACTTCGGCCTGGCCTTCCCCGGAGTGCTGCCCGACGGAGTCCTGCCCGCCGTCGGCGGGAACATCGGCGGGGGCATCACCGTCGGCCTCAAGCCCGGCATCATCAACGTCTTCCCGGTGACCAAGAAGGAATACAAGGGCCCCGCGCCGTGGGTGTCGATCAGCAACTTCCACGTCAAGATCGACGGCTGCGTGGGCGAGTCGTTCATCCGCTCCTACGCGACGCTCACCAAATCCACCGACCAGGGCGAGGCGATCCTGTCCTGGTACGGCGTGACCAAGAAAATCTGA
- a CDS encoding cyclic nucleotide-degrading phosphodiesterase gives MAVRITVLGCSGSVVGPDSPASGYLLTAPDTPPLVLDFGGGVLGALQRYADPNDVHVLLSHLHADHCLDLPGLFVWRRYHPTPAKGRGTIYGPSDTWTRLAAASSPRGGELDDFSDLFEIRHWIDGQPVQVGALGVLPKLVTHPTESFGMRITDPSGATLVYSGDTGMCESLVELATGADVFLCEASWTHAPERPPHLHLSGTEAGQVANRAGVGELLLTHIPPWTSREDVISEAKAEFDGPMHAVVCGESIDVRRS, from the coding sequence GTGGCTGTGCGAATCACCGTCCTCGGTTGCTCCGGCAGTGTTGTCGGGCCCGATTCGCCGGCGTCCGGCTACCTGCTGACCGCTCCTGACACCCCGCCGCTCGTGCTCGACTTCGGTGGCGGCGTGCTCGGTGCGCTGCAGCGCTATGCCGACCCCAACGACGTTCACGTCCTGCTGTCGCATTTGCACGCCGATCACTGCCTGGACCTTCCCGGCCTGTTCGTGTGGCGGCGCTACCACCCGACACCGGCCAAGGGCCGCGGCACCATATACGGGCCGAGCGATACCTGGACCCGGCTGGCGGCGGCGTCCTCCCCGCGGGGCGGTGAGCTCGACGACTTCTCCGATCTCTTCGAGATCCGGCACTGGATCGACGGTCAGCCCGTCCAGGTCGGTGCGCTCGGTGTGCTGCCCAAGCTGGTCACCCACCCGACCGAGTCGTTCGGGATGCGCATCACCGATCCGTCGGGTGCCACGCTGGTCTACAGCGGTGACACCGGCATGTGCGAGTCGCTGGTCGAGCTGGCCACCGGCGCCGATGTCTTCCTCTGCGAGGCCTCCTGGACGCATGCCCCGGAGCGTCCGCCGCACCTGCATCTGTCGGGCACCGAGGCGGGGCAGGTCGCCAACCGGGCCGGTGTCGGTGAACTGCTGCTGACCCACATCCCGCCGTGGACGTCGCGCGAGGACGTCATCAGCGAGGCCAAGGCCGAGTTCGACGGTCCGATGCACGCCGTGGTCTGCGGGGAGAGCATCGACGTCCGCCGGTCCTGA